Within Micromonospora parathelypteridis, the genomic segment CGGTCGGTGGCGCGTTGCTGCTGCTCGGCGCCGTGTCAGCGCTGATCTGGGCCAACTCGCCCTGGTCCGACTCGTACACCCGGCTCGGCGGCTGGGTGCCCTGGCCCGGCGGCGCGCCCTGGCACCTCGACCTGGACCTGGCCAGCTGGGCGGCGGACGGCCTGTTGGCCATCTTCTTCTTCGTGGTGGGCCTGGAGCTCAAGCGGGAGTTCGTCGCCGGCGAACTCCGCGACCCGCGCAGGGCGGCGCTGCCCGTGGTGGCCGCCCTCGGCGGCATGCTGCTGCCGGCGCTGATCTACGTGGCGGTCGTGGTAACCGCCGGCGGGGCAGGGCTGCGCGGCTGGGCCATTCCGACCGCCACCGACATCGCCTTCGCGCTCGCCGTGCTGGCGCTGGTCAGCTCCCACCTACCCCAGGGGCTACGCGCGTTCCTGCTCACCCTCGCCGTGGTCGACGACCTGTTCGCCATCACCATCATCGCGGTCTTCTACACCGCCGACTTCCGTCCCGTTGCGCTGCTCGCGGCGCTGGCGCCGATCGGGCTCTTCGCGTTGCTGGTGCAGCGCGGCCGTACCTGGTGGTGGGCGCTGATCCCACTCGCGGCCACTGCCTGGGCCTTGGTGCACGCCTCCGGTGTGCACGCCACGGTGGCCGGTGTGCTGCTCGGCTTCACGGTCCCGGTGCTGGCCCGCCGACCGGCCGGGGCCGCCGGCGGTACGAGGTCGGACGAGGGCGGACTCGCCGCGCACCTGGAGCACCGCTGGCGGCCGGTGTCGGCCGGCATCGCGGTGCCGATCTTCGCGCTGTTCGCCGCCGGGGTCACCCTGCGCGGCACCGACCTGGGCGCGCTACTGACCGACCCGGTGGTGATCGCCATCGTCGCCGGACTGGTGCTCGGCAAGAGCATCGGCATCTTCGGCTCGACGTACCTGCTGGCCCGGTTCACCCGCGCCGAGCTGGACGAGGACATCACCTGGTCGGACCTGCGCGGGATCGCCCTGCTGGCCGGCGTCGGGTTCACCGTGTCGCTGCTCATCGGCGACCTGGCCTTCGGCACGGGCAGCACGACCGACGACCGGGTCAAGGTGGCCGTGCTGCTCGGGTCGGTGATCTCCGCCGGGCTGGCCGCCGCGGTGCTCGTCCGCCGCAACGCCACGTACCGCGAGGTGGCGGAGCGGGAGCGGCTGGACGCCGACGGCGACGGCGTACCCGACGTCTACCAGCGACCCGCCGAGCGCTGAGCGCGGCCGGCGGGTCGGGAACCGACTCCGGTCAGTGGCGGCGTTCGGCGGGCGGCAGGTCCTCGGTCTCGTCGACCAGCGCTTCGGCCGCCGGTGCGGTGAGGTCGTCGCCCGGCACCGCCACCGCCTCGGCACGATCCTGCTCGTCGGGCTTCCCGCGGGGCGGCGGCTCGGGAGCGGTGGGGTCACCGGAAAAGCCGTACTCGTTCGGTTCGTCGTGCCGGCTCATGTGGTTATCCTCCCGTTTTCCCCGGTTTCGCCTCTAACGCCAACGGTAGGTGCTGATCGTCGACTGCGCAGCGCGCCGGGGATTGTCGCCCGGACCACGGCGGCCGGGTGTTCAATGCCGCCCCGAGCAGCTGCCG encodes:
- the nhaA gene encoding Na+/H+ antiporter NhaA is translated as MTSPPPERRPKARLFSRSTWPEARHLADVLRTETVGGALLLLGAVSALIWANSPWSDSYTRLGGWVPWPGGAPWHLDLDLASWAADGLLAIFFFVVGLELKREFVAGELRDPRRAALPVVAALGGMLLPALIYVAVVVTAGGAGLRGWAIPTATDIAFALAVLALVSSHLPQGLRAFLLTLAVVDDLFAITIIAVFYTADFRPVALLAALAPIGLFALLVQRGRTWWWALIPLAATAWALVHASGVHATVAGVLLGFTVPVLARRPAGAAGGTRSDEGGLAAHLEHRWRPVSAGIAVPIFALFAAGVTLRGTDLGALLTDPVVIAIVAGLVLGKSIGIFGSTYLLARFTRAELDEDITWSDLRGIALLAGVGFTVSLLIGDLAFGTGSTTDDRVKVAVLLGSVISAGLAAAVLVRRNATYREVAERERLDADGDGVPDVYQRPAER